From the Robbsia betulipollinis genome, the window GGTTTCGATATATTCGCCTGGAATCTGCTTGAGGAATTCGAGAGCGGAACGAAGATCGCAGACGGGAAAATTTGAATCCTCGGGGCTGTTCATGCTGTTTCTCATTTTGGAAAAATGGTGGCCGTCACGGTTGCGGCGATCCGCAGGCCGGAGCGGCAAGCGTCATCGATGCATCGACCGCGCCCCTGATAGCGCCCATGCCTAGCAAGGTCGATGACGCAGCCAAGGGTTCTGGCACTGGAGTCAGACTGATTTCAATACTCGGATCTGTTCTTCCCAACGCTTGATGACGTTTTCCGGGTCCCGGAGATGGTAGGTCATCCCCGTGTCGACGGTCGCGTACGGGACGCTGTGAACCGTCACGGAGACGACAGCCGCGGAAAAAAGGGCAGTGTTGTGGCCCACGCCGCTCATGCCGATCTTTTTCGCGCTCAGACGTATCTCCCACGACTCTCCTCCGTGCACTACCGAAAGAACGACCCGATCGCTGTCTTCGATATTGCGTGTTGTCTTCGAGCGTGGATCGATGAGGAAGCGGAAATGGCGCCGATCGATAGCCAACACCTCGCCCAGGCTGAGTTGCGCTGCGTGTGGCCAACCATCCCCACCGAGCGTGGTCAGCCGGACCGCCTCATGAGGCGTCGCGCGAAGTTGTCCACCATCGAGGTATTGCGCAAGTGAAGCGGAAATGTCTTCGAGTTGACGCGGCGGTGTGTACGTATAGGTTGTATCCATCAAGATCTCTCGGCTGTTAAAGATATCCATTCAGGAACGCTCGGATGCTATGCCACATCGCTGACGCCAGCGCCGGTTGCCGCGATGTCGTCTCCCCACCGCGGCAGCGACGGCACATCCAAACCAAATGCATCGAGGGCTCGCGCCACCGAATGATCGACGATGTCGTCAATGGTTCCTGGCTTGGTATAAAAGGCGGGAACCGGCGGGTGAATGATGCCGCCCAGTTCTGTCACCGTGAGCATGTTGCGCAAGTGCACCGCGTGCAAAGGTGTCTCCCGCGGCATAAGAACGAGCCTGCGACGCTCCTTGAGAATTACGTCTGCCGCACGGGTAAGGAGGGTGCTGGACAGCCCCGTCGCGATCTCCGCGAGGGTTCGCATCGAGCAAGGGGCGATGAGCATGCCCAGGGTCCGGAACGAGCCGCTCGCAATGGATGCGCCGACATTGCCGATTGGGTGAACCTGTTCGGCAAGCGAGTCGAGTTGCTTTCGCGTGTAATCGGATTCGTGTGCCAGCGTGATGTGAGCTGCGCGCGATATGACTAGGTGACGTTCGACATTCAACTCACCCAGCATCTCGAGGGCGCGGATGCCATAAATGATTCCGCTTGCACCGGTGATTCCCACGATGATGCGAGGCGTGACGGATCCCACGTTCGACATTGCACTCTCCTGGCCGGCTGGGCTGAATTGCATGATTCTAGATTCCCATCATTCACGACACATTGATTCAAATCAATTGTGAATTTTAAATTACGGAAATTTCAGTTAATTATTCATAAGACATGAAAATATCTTTTCCAAAGAGAAGAATATACAGGTTCCGGGGAAATAAAACCTTTCCTGCAAGTTACGATTCAGCTTTGCTGTAATTTTTATGGCGGCCAGCGAGTCGAGCGATGGTTGTCGTGATTGGCGTAATTTGTATGGCTTTCTTTTTCGCGCAGGGTGGTATGACGTGGTGGGGAAATGGTGGACACCAGCGCGACGTATGTCGGCAATGATGCAAGCGAGCATGACTACAGGATGGACGATGGACCCGCCGGGCCCGGTCTATGGGGAGCCGGAGGCAGCGAGGATCCGCGTGTCGGCAGCACGGTGCGTTTCGAACCAGTCAATCAGTTCCAGCTCGATAACAGCAGCTCCCTGCCGCAACCGGTCCATTCAGGCGCGATACGCTTATTGGCCCGATCAATAAATAATATAAAAATATTTAGTTATAAAATCGGTAAAAATTCATGATCGACTCGTCCTACTCCAGTGGCAATGACTCCACAGCGCCATCAATGACTATGCATCGTTTTCACTGACCATGCCTCGAAACGACGTACAGCGGAGATGTTGGATAATCTGTTGAACGGAGGGATGGAAAGCTTCTTCAAGACGTTGAAAGTCGAGCAGACGTCTCGGCATCGATACGAAACACGGGCGCAGGCGAAGCTGGATGGGGTGGATTGGATTGAGGGCTTCCACAATCGACAACGCATCCATTCGTCGATTGAATATCGCACGCCGTGCGATTACGAGGCCATGCAAAAAGCAGCGTGAATTGCTGTACGTGAAAACGAGACATGGTCACCGAGCCGCAGGCCATGCAGGTGGACGGGCGGTTCTACGACGAGGATCACATGGTGAAACACCTGCGCTGACTTCCTGGCCGCGGCCCGTTGAAGCGGCCCGTCGAAGTGCATGACGAAACGGTGCACCGCGCCCGCTAGTCGAACAGCGCCTCGATGTCGGGCGAGGCGATGCTGTGCGACGCGAGGTCGAGCGTGTGCTCGATATGGTTCAGATGCTGCGTCATGCAGGCAGCGGCCTGTGCGCCATCCCGGGCTTCGATGGCATCGATCAGCGCCACGTGCTCGGTATGGGGACAGGCGGGCGTGTTCGGTTTGTCGTACAGCGTGATGATCAGGCAGGTCAACGAGGTCATCTCGCGCATCAGCCGCAACAGAATCTCATTGCCGGCCATCTGCGCGATCAATACATGGAACTCGCCCGACAACCGGATGATCGCGGGCCGGTCGTCCTTCGCGCGCGCCGCTTCCTCGAGCCGGCTGTGCCGCCGCAGCGTACGCACCTGCGCCGCCGTCGCGCTCTCGCAAAGCATGCGGGCGATGCCGGGCTCGACCATGCGGCGCGTGACGAAGACGTCGCGCGCCTGCTCCGTGCTCGGGCTGGCGATGAACGCCCCGCGGTTCGGCACGAGCGTCACGAGCCCTTCGTGCGCGAGACGTCCCAGCACCTCGCGGATTTTCGTGCGGCTGACCCCGGCCGCCTCGGCGAGACGATCCTCCACCAGACGCGTGCCGGGCGTGAGCCGATGCTCGAGCACGGCCTTCTGCAGACGCGCGTAGATCACCTCGTTGCTGAACGGTTTTTCAGCCGGCGCCGTTGCGGCGGCTTTCGATGCGGGTCTACTCAAAATCTTTTCCAGCGCCACGGTAGTCACCCATATCGGCCATTCCGCTTTGTATACAACATGTCGGCATTTCTCCACCGATTCCGGCACGATTGTACCCCGCCATGCGTCATGCGCAAAGCCGGGACGGGGCAATGCCAAGAGGATGCGCGCGAGTGCGCCACGCCATGACCCAAGCGACCTCTGTCCGTTAAGGGGCTGGAATGAATCGACCCGGTGCATTCGCGCACCATCCCCGGGAACCCGTGAAGTCTCCCGGGCCGACAGCGTGACGACCGGCAACGCTGCCGATTCGCGTCAAACGTTTGTATACGATGATGAAAATATTGTATGCAATGACATTCGGCATTGTTGGCATAACGCTTGCTTTGAACGGTATGCGCCGCACCCCGCGCCATCCTGACATCTCTCGCGATTTTTCATGACCCCACGACACCTGCTAGGCATGCTGACGCCGTCGTCGAACACGACGCTCGAACCGGTGACCGCCGCGATGCTGGACGGCCTGACCGATACCAGCGCGCACTTCGGACGCTTTCGCGTGACCGAGATCGCCCTGTCGGACCAGGCGCTCGCGCAATTCGACGATCAGGCGATTCTCGCCGCCGCCGAACTGCTCGCGGACGCGCGGCTCGACGTCATCGCCTGGAACGGCACGTCGTCGGGCTGGCTGGGTTTCGATGCCGACGAACGGCTGTGCGCGCGCATCACCGAACGCACCGGCATCCCGGCCTGCACATCGGTGCTGGCGCTCAACGAGATCTTCGCGCGCACCGGCGTGCGCCGCTTCGGTCTGGTCACGCCGTACCGCGACGACGTTCAGGAGCGGGTGATCGCCACCTATCGCGGCGCGGGGTACGCCTGCGTGGGCGAACGGCATCTGCGTCTGCAGGACAATTTCTCGTTCTCGGAAGTCAGCGCCACGCAGATCCGCGAGATGGTGCGCGACGTCGCCGCGTCCCGGCCGGACGCGATCACGATCTTCTGCACCAATCTCGCGGGTGCCCCGCTGGTCGCGGAACTGGAAGCGGAATTCGGCATTCCCATCTACGACACGATCTCGACCGTGGTATGGAAATCGCTGCGCCTCGCCGGCGCCGACCCCGCGCGCGTGACGGGCTGGGGCCGCCTGTTCCAGGAGCTGGCATGACACCCCGCGCCGCGTTCGATCTGGTGGTGCGCAACGCCGATATCGCCACAGCCGCCGACCGTTTCCACGCGGACATCGGCATCGTCGATGGCCGCATCGTTGCGCTCGGGCAGGGTTTGGCGGCGGGCGCGACCGAAATCGACGCGGCGGGACGCCTGGTCACGCCGGGCGGCGTCGACGGCCACTGCCATCTCGATCAGCCCACCGGCGACGACACGGTCATGGCCGACGATTTCGCGAGCGGCACGGTGTCCGCCGCCTGTGGCGGCACGACCACCGTCATTCCCTTCGCCTGCCAGCAAAAAGGGCAGTCGCTGCGCGCCGCGGTGGACGACTACCATCGCCGCGCCGCCGGCAAGGCCGTGATCGATTACGCATTTCATCTGATCGTCACGGATCCCACGCCGGAGGTCATCCAGGACGAGCTGCCCGGACTGATCGCCGAGGGCTATACGTCGTTCAAGATCTACATGACGTACGATGCCCTGAAACTGAACGACCGGCAGATCATCGACGTCCTGGCGACCGCGCGCAAACATGGCGCGCTGACGATGATCCATGCGGAAAACATCGATTGCATCGCCTGGCTGACCGAGGCGCTGCTCGCGCAGGGCATCACCGCGCCGATCGGCCATGCGCTGTCCCGGCCGATGCTGGTCGAGCGCGAGGCGACGCACCGCGCGATCAGCCTCGCCGAACTGGTCGACACGCCGATCCTGGTCGTGCATGTATCCGGCGCCGAGGCGATCGATCAGATCCGCTGGGCGCAGGGCAAGGGGCTGGCCGTCTACGCCGAGACCTGTCCGCATTACCTGCTGTTGACCGAAGACATGCTCGAAGACGGGCCCCGCGGCTACCAATGCATCTGCAGCCCGCCGCCGCGTGACGAGGCGAACCGCCAGGCCGTCTGGGACGGCCTGCGCAACGGTACCTTCCAGGTGGTGTCGTCGGACCACGCGCCCTTCACCTACGCGGGCCCCGGCGGCAAGCTGAGCGCCGGCGAACATCCCCCCTTCGACCGCGTGCCCAACGGCACGCCGGGCCTGGAAACGCGTCTGCCGCTGCTGATGTCCGAGGGCGTGCTGACCGGCAGGATCGACATCCACACCTTCGTGGCGTTGAGCGCGACGAACGCCGCCAAGCTCTACGGCCTGTATCCGCAGAAAGGGTCGATCGCGATCGGCGGCGATGCCGATCTCGTGATCTGGGACACGACGACGGCGTTCACGCTGCACAACACCGCGCTCCATCACAACGTCGACTACACCCCCTACGAAGGATGGGCCATGCAGGCCTGGCCCGCGATGACGCTCTCGCGCGGCGTGGTCGTCTGGGACGGCGCGCAGGCGTCGCGCGCGCACGGTCGCGGTTGCTTCCTCGCGGCGCTCGCCCCCGCGGCGGCACAGCCCCGGCCGCCGCTCGCCGCGCGCGTGGGCGCACACAAGGTGCTGTCGAATTTCGCGTTTCCGGCGGCCTACCGGCCCTGAAACACGCGCCTTCACGGCACCGCCTGGTCCGCTGGACGTTGCCGTTGCCACCGCCGTTGTCTGGTCGTCCTACCGTTGCCCCGCTTCCACGAGAAAAGTCATGTCCAACAGCCTCACGCGTCGTCAATTCGTCGGTCGTCTCGGCGCCGGATCCCTCCTGCTGTCCATGGGTCTGCCAAGCTTCGCCACGGCCGCCACGGCCGGACTCACGCTCGATGAGATCAAGCGCACGGGCGTGTTGCGCATCGGCTGCGAAGCCACCTATCCCCCGTTCACTTTCCGGCAGGCCGGCGTGCTGGCCGGTTACGACGTGGATCTGGCCGAGGCGTTCTGCAAGCCCCTGGGCGTGAAACCGGTCTTCGTCGACACCGTCTGGGCCGGCGTCATCCCGGCGCTCTACGCGAAGAAATTCGATCTGGTGATGAGCAGCCTCAGCTACACCGCCGAACGCGAAAAACGCGTGGCGTTTTCGATTCCCTACGTCGAAGCCTCGCAGGCGATGCTGATCCGCGCGGGCGACCAGGCGCATATCACCGGCATCGCCCGGATGAACGGCAAAAAACTGGGCATCAAGGGCGGCTCGCCGGGTCAGATCCTGGAGCCCAGGCTCGACGCCGCCCTGAAAGCGGCAGGCGGCGCCGGCTTTGCCGAAGTCAAGGAATTCGACGACCATCCGGCCGCCTACATGGCGCTCGCGCAGGGGCGGGTCGACGGCGTGCTCAACACGCTGCCCACCCTCGGGCTCGCGATGAAAAGCGCGCCCGGCAAATTCGCCATCGTGAAGGGCATCGGCGCGGACAACTGGGCCGGGCTCGCGGCGCGCCCGGAAGATACGGCCCTGATCGGTTTTCTGAACCAGCAGATCACCCGCTTCAAGCAGGACGGCACGCTCGCGGCCTTGCAGCGCAAATGGTTCGGCTTTCCGATGACGCTGCCCGACGCGATCCCTACCTTCTCCTGAGCGCCACCGACATGGATTGGAAACTGATCCTCATGGCCGTGCCCCTGCTTGGCGCCGGCATGCTCGAAACCGTCAAGATCTGCGCGGTGGCGATCGTGCTCGGCATGCTGCTGGGCGCGCTGCTCGGCCTGGG encodes:
- a CDS encoding pyridoxamine 5'-phosphate oxidase family protein: MDTTYTYTPPRQLEDISASLAQYLDGGQLRATPHEAVRLTTLGGDGWPHAAQLSLGEVLAIDRRHFRFLIDPRSKTTRNIEDSDRVVLSVVHGGESWEIRLSAKKIGMSGVGHNTALFSAAVVSVTVHSVPYATVDTGMTYHLRDPENVIKRWEEQIRVLKSV
- a CDS encoding UbiX family flavin prenyltransferase gives rise to the protein MSNVGSVTPRIIVGITGASGIIYGIRALEMLGELNVERHLVISRAAHITLAHESDYTRKQLDSLAEQVHPIGNVGASIASGSFRTLGMLIAPCSMRTLAEIATGLSSTLLTRAADVILKERRRLVLMPRETPLHAVHLRNMLTVTELGGIIHPPVPAFYTKPGTIDDIVDHSVARALDAFGLDVPSLPRWGDDIAATGAGVSDVA
- a CDS encoding IS3 family transposase codes for the protein MLDNLLNGGMESFFKTLKVEQTSRHRYETRAQAKLDGVDWIEGFHNRQRIHSSIEYRTPCDYEAMQKAA
- a CDS encoding GntR family transcriptional regulator, whose amino-acid sequence is MSRPASKAAATAPAEKPFSNEVIYARLQKAVLEHRLTPGTRLVEDRLAEAAGVSRTKIREVLGRLAHEGLVTLVPNRGAFIASPSTEQARDVFVTRRMVEPGIARMLCESATAAQVRTLRRHSRLEEAARAKDDRPAIIRLSGEFHVLIAQMAGNEILLRLMREMTSLTCLIITLYDKPNTPACPHTEHVALIDAIEARDGAQAAACMTQHLNHIEHTLDLASHSIASPDIEALFD
- a CDS encoding maleate cis-trans isomerase family protein is translated as MTPRHLLGMLTPSSNTTLEPVTAAMLDGLTDTSAHFGRFRVTEIALSDQALAQFDDQAILAAAELLADARLDVIAWNGTSSGWLGFDADERLCARITERTGIPACTSVLALNEIFARTGVRRFGLVTPYRDDVQERVIATYRGAGYACVGERHLRLQDNFSFSEVSATQIREMVRDVAASRPDAITIFCTNLAGAPLVAELEAEFGIPIYDTISTVVWKSLRLAGADPARVTGWGRLFQELA
- the hydA gene encoding dihydropyrimidinase, with amino-acid sequence MTPRAAFDLVVRNADIATAADRFHADIGIVDGRIVALGQGLAAGATEIDAAGRLVTPGGVDGHCHLDQPTGDDTVMADDFASGTVSAACGGTTTVIPFACQQKGQSLRAAVDDYHRRAAGKAVIDYAFHLIVTDPTPEVIQDELPGLIAEGYTSFKIYMTYDALKLNDRQIIDVLATARKHGALTMIHAENIDCIAWLTEALLAQGITAPIGHALSRPMLVEREATHRAISLAELVDTPILVVHVSGAEAIDQIRWAQGKGLAVYAETCPHYLLLTEDMLEDGPRGYQCICSPPPRDEANRQAVWDGLRNGTFQVVSSDHAPFTYAGPGGKLSAGEHPPFDRVPNGTPGLETRLPLLMSEGVLTGRIDIHTFVALSATNAAKLYGLYPQKGSIAIGGDADLVIWDTTTAFTLHNTALHHNVDYTPYEGWAMQAWPAMTLSRGVVVWDGAQASRAHGRGCFLAALAPAAAQPRPPLAARVGAHKVLSNFAFPAAYRP
- a CDS encoding transporter substrate-binding domain-containing protein; protein product: MSNSLTRRQFVGRLGAGSLLLSMGLPSFATAATAGLTLDEIKRTGVLRIGCEATYPPFTFRQAGVLAGYDVDLAEAFCKPLGVKPVFVDTVWAGVIPALYAKKFDLVMSSLSYTAEREKRVAFSIPYVEASQAMLIRAGDQAHITGIARMNGKKLGIKGGSPGQILEPRLDAALKAAGGAGFAEVKEFDDHPAAYMALAQGRVDGVLNTLPTLGLAMKSAPGKFAIVKGIGADNWAGLAARPEDTALIGFLNQQITRFKQDGTLAALQRKWFGFPMTLPDAIPTFS